Part of the Phacochoerus africanus isolate WHEZ1 chromosome 8, ROS_Pafr_v1, whole genome shotgun sequence genome is shown below.
GATCTGACATAGACAGCAGTATGTAATTGTGAGGAAAACCCAAAGGGAAACATCCGCTTGTCTTGCTTTGTTATTTAATGCCAGGTCTGCCTGTCAGCTGCAAGGATCCCTTCCCTGGGGGGGATCCCATCTTTAGGGAGCCTCCACTCAGGAGCAGTGGCCCCGATAGGCTGAGGACAATCAGGGGAAAGTTTAAACAACGGAGCATCCAAACCAGCCTGTCATCACCCCGACAGGAAAGGAGACGGGGCGTTAGGAACAAATACAGGCTGAAGCCAGCGTTCCTGGCGTTGCTGTTACAAGAGTCACGACAGGAAATACGCTGCCAAAGATCCACAGCGGGGACCTGGACAGGCCAGGACAGCTGAGGGAAATGTTTCTGACGGTCACATCCGCCACAGTCGCTGACACAAATCTCTGGCTCCAGTCAGGCCAGGCCAAGAGCGGGAGGCAGAGGCTGTAAACAGGGTCGGGCAGAGCGAACCCGAGGACCGCggctcgggggcgggggtggggaagacGCCAAGGACACTGCTGGGTTCCTGGAAAACCGGGGACCAGGGTGGCTACTGACCTCGGGAAAACGGGGAAGGGGCGGGGTGGGCCAGGCACACAGTCCCGCCGTTTCAGCCGGCACCAAAGCGTGCGCTCAGCCCTCTGCGTTGCTCACCGCCGGGAGCCGTTGCTGCGGGCAGGGATCCGCGGGGCGGGGGCGAGAAGGGGGCGGGGGCGAGAAGAGGGCGGGGTCGATAAGGGGGCGGGGCCTCTGCGCCCGGGTCGCCTCCCCGGCGGGGGGTGGCGGAGTGTAAACTGAGCACGCGGGCTGCTAGGCTCCAACCCGCCTCCCACAGGACCAGTAGGTCTGCGTTGCTTCTTGCTTTGGACCTCAGGCCTCACCTCGCCTCTACTTGGACCCCAACTGCTCCTGCTCCGCTAGTACGAGTCCTCTGGCTTCAAGCCTCTGGATGCCCCATCCCAGGCACAGGACGTGGGGTCCCTGGAGTTAGAAAAGGGAGCATTGCGGGAGTGAGCGCAGGTGGACTCCTGTCCTTGGTCCAGGGCTTTCCTCCTAGACAAAGTCCTGGAAGTATTTCAACTCTCCATCTGGCTCTGTTTTAAAACTGGGGGTACTGAGGCTCCAGGCTCTTTCTTGAGGCCACCTAGCAAATCGAGGGACATTTGGATTGGGACTCTATGCTCTTTCCAGGCCTCAGAGCTGCCAAGgcttggtgggaggaggggacatTGCCTCGTTGGGGTTCGGCTCATAAGGtgctggcccccagccccagtcaGCCTGGAGTCAGCCCCAGTCAGGTCTGGAGCCTGGGACCTGCCTGTGGAGGAAGTCAGGAGGGGACCTACCATCCAACACCAGAAGAGAGAAGCTGGGGCTTCTGCATGTGCCTGAGTGGGGCAGGAgctcccagggctgggccctgacagagcaggagggggagggaggcattGCTGACATCTGCTGTGGCCCCTGGGTCCCGCTCctgctcactgctgtctctcccttGCTGGCAGGTGGCTCCTGCAGCTGCGCAGGCTCCTGCACGTGCAAAGCCTGCAGATGCACCTCCTGCAAGAAGAGTGAGTGTGGGGCCTTccctggggtctggggtctggggtctggggtctgggcTGAGTCAGAGGAGGGAGCCCTGAGCTCAGCAGGCAGGAGCAGGACAGTGACCAAACTTCCTGGCGTCCCCTTCCTCAGGAGGTGCTTCCTGGCGACACGTGCTGTGACTCTCACTCTGCCCTTTCTTCCCcaggctgctgctcctgctgccccACGGGCTGTGCCAAGTGTGCCCAGGCCTGCATCTGCAAAGGAGCCTCGGACAAGTGCAGCTGCTGTGCCTGATGTCGGGGAGACCCTGTCCCAGAAATCAATAGAGCAACATAGACAAACCTGCATTTCAATATTTTCCATACAAGCTGACCTCATGCTACATTCCTTTTTCTATGAAATGTGTGAGTTATAATAAAAGTTGTCATTTTCATTCtggctcttttttcctttttttttttttggataaaaagACTACATGTTTTTAGGACTAGGGTGTGGTATTGGGCAGAAAGAACAGACTCCTGGTTTCTGCACCAAAGATTAGCTGCTAACACACTGAAAGCCTTAAGTAGGTAAGGTTAGCTCTCTGAGCTCCAATTTCTCAGTTCAAAATGAAAGCATCGTCCAGATGACATCAAGACATCAGGCAGGCACTGGCTCCCCTCGCTTCTCATTATGAGTACTGATGGTGCAGAAActtctcagttttccttttcattccctGGTATTCCTGCCAAACTCAGTCCTCAGTGATGTGAACTTCATAAGGACCCAGAGGGGATGGAATCCAAATCCCCACTTGTTTGATTTCTACAAAGGGCTTGCTTCTAAAGCAGGGACTTGTACTATGCAGGGAGCTATTCTTATTCTCTATCACAGTTTTAAACTTTGGTAAAGAAAATGAATTgttggagttccggttgtggctcagcggtaacaagcctgactagtatccacgagaacgcaggtttgatccttggccttgctcactgggtgaaggacccggcgttgctgtgagctgtagtgtaggttgcagatgcagctcagatctcacattgctgtggctgtggtacaggccggcggctgtagctccagttccacacctagcctgggaacttccatatgtcacaggtgtagccctaaaaaaagaaaaggaatcgcTAAGGAAATGTGTTACAGATGCAATATACAAAgtccatttttagattccacacaaatAATTACATTAGTACATGAGGAACAAATTAAAGAGATTAATACATGTTCCATATGTATTTGTTGATTATGCAGGAGCCCTAGAAATATTTGACAAATGCCCCATTGTGACAACACACACCTGGAGTATATCTGTTCCTCCATCTGCACAGGGACATACCCTTGGCTGCTCAGTGCCTCTGACAGCTCCCTTGGTGACTTGGCTATGAATCTTTGGAAGCTCCTCCCTAGGTCAGGCTGAAATCAGCCCTTCCTTCAAAATTCAGCCCTTGGGTACTTGAGACCAGCCAAGAAACTGGGAATCTCCCAGCCATTTCTCAGTGAGAGGGGGGTGTACCTGAGACAGCGGTCCAGATGAAGGACTCATGTTTTTCTCTGCAGGGTGATGGTTTTTCTGCAGTTTGGAGGGTGTGGTGGTGTTTATTAGACAGATAGGTGGGCTGAGTGAATTGCAACATATTCCAAGTGTTTGTCCCCCTGGCTGGCTGTGGAGGGAACTGCTAGTGGATGTGCcatcaaagagaaagaggagtcacGTGGCTCCGAGGTCAGGACCAAGACTGCCTCCAGGTGCCCTGTGTGAAGAGGGGCTTTAAGGGGGCAGCCTGTGCTGACTGCATGGGTTTGGGTGTCAGGCACCCAGGGTCCCTGACCCGGATGAGTCACTGACACTCTCTACATTCCATGTCCTCCTTTCTGTAAAGGAGAGTCCATTTCCACGTGAGGGATGAAGTGAGAGGGGGGCCTGGCTCCTAACAGGGCTTCCTGATCAGTGGCCATTATGGTCACTCCCTGCACACTGACATTCCTGCACAGAGAATTCTTTGAGCTCCCAACAAGCTCCTGGAGAAAGGCTCAATGATTTTTAAGCATGGCTAAGTGGAGACAGAGATGACATTGGAACCTTGTTGATCCAATGTCATGGGAACTGCAGATGACCCTCATAAGCCCTTGGGATACATGGTGCCATAGTATTTGGACAAACACAGAAGCCTTTCCCACCCTTCATGTCATCTGGTCTCCCACAACCAGTGAGAGAGTGAACATGTACAGAGGACACTGATTATGCATTCTTCCAGTGAGGTTCagcaacctgcccaaggtcacacagctcattgTCAGAGGTCTGAACCTACACCCGGCCACAGGGGCTCACTATGATGTCACAGGATGCTGACTCATGCCTCTCCTTATCCAGAGCTGAAGGGTCCTTTGAGTCAAGCCAGTTGTGCTCCTGGCTGGACAGATAGATGGagtctgaggcccagagaggtcacaGAGCTACCCAGAAGATCTGCCTGCCTGCTCAGTGTTCTTTTCGCTGCTGCCTCTGTGCCAGGTGTTCAGTACCCTCATCTTTCATGCGATGTCATGGTGCCCagtgctgggggagggcaggatgCTGCAGTCAGCCTGCAGGAGTGCCACGCCCACCTGTGCCATTTATAGCCATGTGATGTCACCTTTCTATGGCTTAGTCCCCTGTGCAGTAAAATGGTAAAACAATAGTGTCTGGCTATGTAATAATTTAATACCTGCAATAAATTTAGGATTAGGAATTTAATATGGTTTAAGAATTGAATAGATGCACCAAACGCAGAATGAAGCCTGGCATACAGTGAGTAATCTATATATTAGCTGTTGCTTTATTATTACCGTTCGCATCGTTGGAGATATTTTCCTACTTCCAAACCAATAAGGCAGGACTGTGTACGTGGCTGTGTGTCTTGTGTCGTCCTCATTAACTTCTTGAGTATGTGCCATTGCACTGAGGGGTATCCTGTTTCCCACAAAAGAGGAGCTGGCACTAGGGATATACAACCACGATCAAGTCTCCCAGTGTCCTCCAAACAGATGAGGGATGATGCCTTCAATTTCCGCTGCCACCTGCACCACgatcatatacatataaatgattttatttatataaaatgaatctCCCTACCACTACTGAATCTGAGAATCAGTTTACTTCTAGTCATAGAGGGCAGCCACAAgaacacataaatatatgttcCTTTTCTACCACTTTTGTCATAGCCAGGATTGAGGAAACACAGTAGAGAGGTGCTGAAGACACAGCTCTGGACCAAAGGCAGGCTTTACTAGTGACATTCTCTTTCAGTTGAGAAGTGCCAATGCCAAAACACAGAACTGGGTCACCTATTCCAAgtgttgcggaaaccgcaaagaccgtggcagtggaaggagacaaacggCACTCGGAGatgtggaaaagcaaggtttagtCAGCactggtgcgggctcagaggagtcacctccagagtctgagcaccaggtctttgttctcagcaacttttatacactacaaggtcttgattttcccatgtaagcatccctgggacctccccccttccccaagcagacagtgttcctccctaagaaactgagccagcaaggttacagaagcagaactgataagcatgctgggtacatgattagcagggctgctggcttagACATTGGGTACATAGTtgctacattattacaagaaggatGGTATGAGGCCAGCAGAGCtgaaaaggcttgcagctgccctTTTAGCCAAGGGGGGTGTTGTTCTTCAGTTAAAACTTATTTCACAAGCACTGTGACACTGAGTCAGCAGCCTCCTTGTACTGTGTGCAGTTTTGTCTCTGGGAAAAGGGCTCTCAACTAGTACCTCCCCGTAGTGTCCTGTTAGAATTGAAAGAGCAGCAGTGATTAAAGCAGCCTTGGCACAGACTCCAAGGTATGGGATTGTCAGGAAGACTCAAAGGGAAACATCCACTTGTCTGGCTTTGTTATTTAAGGCCAGGTCCGCCTGTCACCTACCCTGATGCCTTCCCCCgcttccggggggggggggtgcatccCCTGctttgggaacctccatcctggAGTGGGCTGGGCCGCCTACGCTGAGGGAAACCACTGGCAAATGTAGGCAAAGCAGACCCTGGGGAAATGTGCCCATTCACCTGCTCAGCCGcccagaggggaaggagggacgACAGGCAAGGGCGTGTGTTCACAGCCTTGCTGTTCCAGGTGAAACCTTAGAGAACCACTGCCTCAAGACCACGCTGGAGACCAGGACAGCGCAGGTTGGGGAGGGGTAGGTGGCGAAGGTCACATCCACCACCCATCTCTGCGCATAACTCCAAGCTCCAGCCAAGCATGGGACGTGCGCGCGAGGCTGCCGTTGCGCACGGGCTTCGGGAAAGGGCGCACCTCAGGGCAGAGTtgcgggggctgggggtggggacgaTGGCGAGGACACGGGGGCTGGGTTCCCAGAAGATCGGGGAACACTGGCGTTTGCCGACCTCGCGGAAAgctggggaggggcgggcagggaggctggggcgCCGCTTGCCGCGCGGCACCAAGTCCCTCCCCGCTGGGGGCGCCAAGGGGGAGGCCGGCGCGGTGCGCACGGAGCCCGGCCGCCTTCCCGGAACCGTGCGCTCTGCCCTGAGGTTTGCTCACCGCCCAGGACCCGGCGCTGCGGGCGGGGATGTGCCGGGCGAGGGCAAGTGGGCGGGGGAGCCTCTGCGCCCGGGCCGCCTCCTGGGGTATAAACCTGAGCACGCGGGCGCCTACACTGCAATGCGCCTCCTACTGGACCAGTGAATCCGCGTTGCTCTCTGCTTTGTCTCACCTGCCTCCACACATGGACCCCAACTGCTCCTGCCCCACAGGTAAGAGTTGGCTGGCTTCGAGCCTCCGGATGCCCCATCCCAGGCACAGGACGTGGGGTCCTTGGGGTGAGAGAAAGGGGGATTGTGAGTGAGCTTAGGAGGGCTCCTGTCATTATTCCAGGCCTTTTTTCCTAGCCACGGTCCTGGGAGCATTTCCAGTCTCCTTTTGCCTCTGTTTTAAGTTTGGGGGTACTGAGGCCACAGGCTGCCCTTCTTGATGTTACCCAGCAAATCAAGGGACATTTGGATTGGGACTCTATGCTCTTTCCAGGCCTCAGAGCTGCCAAGgcttggtgggaggaggggacatTGCTTCGTTGGGGTTCGGCTCATAAGGtgctggcccccagccccagtcaGCCTGGCCTGGGTCTGGAGCCTGGGACCTGCCTGTGGAGGAAGTCAGGAGGGGACCTACCATCCAACACCAGAAGAGAGAAGCTGGGGCTTCTGCATGTGCCTGAGTGGGGCAGGAgctcccagggctgggccctgacagagcaggagggggagggaggcattGCTGACATCTGCTGTGGCCCCTGGGTCCCGCTCctgctcactgctgtctctcccttGCTGGCAGGTGGCTCCTGCAGCTGCGCAGGCTCCTGCACGTGCAAAGCCTGCAGATGCACCTCCTGCAAGAAGAGTGAGTGTGGGGCCTTccctggggtctggggtctggggtctggggtctggaGTCTGGGCTGAGTCAGAGGAGGGAGCCCTGAGCTCAGCAGGCAGGAGCAGGACTGTGACCCTATGTCCGCTCCCTTAGCACCTGAATTAGAGTCGGATGTGAAGGAGCCGTAAGGATGATTGTGTCCCAACCTCTCATTCTAAAATTGTAAACTGAGTCCAGGTTGGTTACCAAGTATTGTCATAGATGAAGTCCGGCCCACAACCTAGGTCCTCTGTGTCCCTATGCAGCTTTCTGTAGCCTCCAGTGTCCTGAGCACTTTATACTTGAACTTAGTGACAAGGTGCAGTTCCTCTGAACTGTGGATGGAGCCTTTTGCTGTAGACGCAGCCCCCAGCAGCCCTCCCACGCCCCAAGCAACTCTGTAAGGGTTTTGCCCCCTCATCTGGAGGACTTTGTTGTTCCCTTGATTGACTGAAAGCCCTGTCACTGTCTCTACAAGACTGCTCTGACCTGGGCTCAGATGGAGCAGGCAGCCTTTACCTGGAGTCTGAGGGCAGTTTTCTCAGGACACAGCACCTCATCCTCAAGTCAGGgtgccctgggcctggggacaGCTTGTGCCAGGCCTGCAGATGGGAAGGGCGGTTTCCCATAAAGTGTCCTCTGACTCTCACTCTGCCCTTTCTTCCCcaggctgctgctcctgctgccccGCGGGCTGTGCCAGGTGTgcccagggctgcatctgcaaaggGGCCTCGGACAAGTGCAGCTGCTgtgcctgaagtctggggagACCCTGCCCCAGATGTAAATAGAGCAACTTGGACAAACttgcattttgctatttttcacaCGTGCTGACTTCATGCTACATCCctttttctgtgaaatatgtGAGTTGTAATAAAAGTTGTCGATTTCATTCTggctctgttttcctttatttgtctTGAGCAGGAGACTTCATGTCCATTAGGACTAGTGTGGAGTATTGGGCAGGAAGAACAGACCCCTGGTTTCTGCAGCAAAGATTAGCTCCTAATACACTGAGAGCCTTAAGCAGGTCAGGTTAGCTGAGTTTCAGTTTCTCAGATCCAAAGGAAAGCCTCCTATACATGGCATAATGGCATCAGGCACATAGAGGTCCCCACTGTCTTCACGATAAATGTTGGTGGCAGAGAAGCGTCTCAGTTTCTCATGTTCATTCCCTGGGCATCTCCCGGCCACCTTCAGTCCTCCGTGCTGCGTgcccagggctgcatctgcaaaggGCCACATGACAAGTACAGCTGCTGGGCCTGATGCAGGGGAGACCCTGCCCCAGATGTAGATGGAACAGTGGGAACAgacctacatttttaaaaatactcaattTGACCCgatgcttctttcctttttctatgaAATCACTGAATGACAATAAACTCACCTAGGTTCCTCTTGCTTCAAATGCATCCTGATGTGTTGGGAACATAGGACTTGAGCTTTAGGGGAACCAGTGCCCTGAGGAAGCTGGGAAAATAGGCaggaggggtggggcggggtcgAGGCCACTTGCAGTCTGGCCTGGGCtagtctctgctttttttttttttttgtccacgctggccacatgcagaagttcccaggccggggtttgaacccatgccacagcagtgacaacattgtatccttaaccagctgagccaccagggaaccccttgCCTCTGCTTTTTTGAGCTATGACAGCATGTATCCTCTACCTCCTCCTGCAGAGTAACTGGGTAACTGGTATCTGTATCAACACCTATATTCACGTTAGAGGCACGTAAGATGTGCCCACTGTAGGCCCTATAACCCTGCTGGGGGCTCAGTGGCGACGTAACGTGGAGTCTACAAACCCCTGCAATTACAGATGGTCCTACAGACAGACAATTACcgaataaaggaaacaaaaggggagttcccatcgtagcacagcagaaacgaatccaacgaggaaccatgaggttgcaggttcaatccctggacttgctcagtgggttaaggatctggcgttgccgtgagctgtggcgtaggtcacagatgcggctgggatctggcattgctatggctgtggtgtaggccggcggttacagctctgattagacccctagcctgggaacctccatgtgctgaatgcacagccctaaaaagacaaaaaacaaaaaggaaaagagaagagaagaaaaaagaaacaaaagggctGTGACTGGGAATGCTGTGCAGTGAGCTTGAGTGAAGAGATGTTTGCCCGTGGGCTTGACCGTCAGAGGGGACAGTTTGAGCACAGGCCCTGACGTGGGAGAGAACTTGGTCTCTTCAGGAAAGAGCAAGGAGGCCACTGTGTCTGGGACAGTGTCTGAGGGAAGTCTGAGCTCcctctggagaggggagaggggagaccaCGTGGCCTGTTCCTCTGAGGGACTCCTTCCTGGTTGCTCAGCAGAATCACTAAAATCAAAAGagctcctgggagggaggggatgtggaggagataaattgggagtttgggattaagagataacACATTACTATATagagaacagataaacaacacGGACCTActtaaagcacagggaactatattcaatattttgtaagaacctataatggagaaaaggagttcctgttttggctcagaggtaagggacctgactagtattcatgaggacacacgttccatccctggccctgctcagttggttaagatctggcatggccctgagctgtggcaaaggccagcagccacacctccaatttgactcctagcctgggaacttccatatgccgcaggtgtggccctaaaaagcaaaaataaaataaagagtccCAAGCTACCATCCCATTACCCTCTTCCCAGCCCCCAATCTGACTTCTTAGGTCTAAGACAGGCAGGGGAAGCCCTCATTTTTGACAGGTAACCAAGGTTGCAATCCCCTGACACGGTCACACAGGATCATTTTGTGGAATGAACTGAGCCTCTGCCAGGCGCTATGTCCATCCCAGTCAGTGTTGGAAGCCAATTCCCCCAACATGCAGCTGCCCATCCTGGGGCCTGAGGGAGCCTGGAGGAACCTGGTTGCTGTCAGTCTGTGGAAGGAGAGGCGAGCAGGCCCCGCCACGCGGGATGCTGCGTCTGAGTGTCTTTGCAGAGACCAAGCCAGGCTGAGAGGGCGCTCCAGCCTCCTGCGGGCTCAGGCTAGGGAAACACCACCTTCGGGGTGGGCTAATGTCCCAGCCACTGCTTCCTGGTGAGAGAGCCGGGCATGGCCTTGTGGGGGCTCCGGCAGGGGTATGACATGGCACGGCTCTGTTTGGTCTGGAAGTCCTGGTGCCAAGGTCGCAAATGTGCCTGGCTGTGGTTCTTTCCCAATTCCCCTTTGGAGAACCGCAGCTGCCAAACCTCTCCGGGGAAGGGTACATGATGTTTTCAGCCGGCCTGACAAACACAGTCACCCAACTGGCAGCTTTTTACTTTCCAAGCCGTGTTTGGAGTGACATCTCCCCAAGGGGTGGGGCGGGCATGACCATTATGGGTGTTTTGTGGGAGagattcatttataattttttttaaatgcctgcatCAGAATGTTTTGTTTAATTATAGAAGTTATTACCTTGTTTAACTAGTAAAGCAATTAAACACAtcagctctggagccagactgcctggctAGAACCACAGCTCCACTACTCAGGGAATTTTGGGGGCCCCTCTGTGCCTCATACATCTTATCACTAAAGTGGGAACAAAAGCGCATTTGTGCTGCACTCGTTGTGAGGTTTAACGTGTCCAACACCATCCTTGGCACATAAAAGGGTTCAGTAAGTGCTCCTTCCCTCTGGGCCAGACATGCGTCTGACAATCAGAAAGTGATCCATAAATGCTCTCTGTTtggtttattgagcacttattcgGCTCCAACTATTTGCAAACCATTGTGCAAGGCACCAAGAGGGCAGAAAACGAATCAATAAGACCCAATCCTTCAGCTGGAGGAGGTCTTATTCAAGTGCCTGTTGAATTCAGGGAGCATTTATTTATCACCTTAAGATACAGCTGCTGAGCTGGGGCAGAGAGTGACAGAGTCGGAACATTCCTGCCTTTGGGAGAACAGCCCGTTCCACAGGGCCTCTGGGATAAGCCAAGTGTGAGACAAGCTAGGACAAAGGTGTGGAGGCCTTGAGATTCAGTTTGTGATTCCGTTTGACCAGGAAGCCAGGAGTAAACCCTAttctctattcattcattcattcattcattcattcattcacatggtCAATTCTTGGCCAGAACAGATTGGAGCATTGGTGAGTAGGCTGGAAGAGCAGGAGGCTAACTCTtctggaagaagggaagaagaggaCATGACAGCCTGGCCCAATGCAGATGCTTCGTTCCCCCAAATGGAGCCAATCAGATCCTCTCTCCTGAGAAGTGCGCATTCAAGGTGCAGGTGGTGGAGCAAAGGGTAATGGGACTCATGCTACAACTGACCAACGTCACGGGAACAGTAAAGAGTCCAGCCCATATGCTGGCCGTGAGGACCATTAGACCAAGCTGCATAATGGGTTTCTGGGAGAACTGCTGTGCTGCCCAGTCTTGTAGGGACCCAGAGGGGCTGAACATTGGCTGAGAGGAGTCCCGATGACACTTCACCTCCTTTTGAATTCCG
Proteins encoded:
- the LOC125133171 gene encoding metallothionein-1C-like, which codes for VASCFGPQASPRLYLDPNCSCSASGSCSCAGSCTCKACRCTSCKKSCCSCCPTGCAKCAQACICKGASDKCSCCA
- the LOC125132810 gene encoding metallothionein-1A, whose amino-acid sequence is MCRARASGRGSLCARAASWGINLSTRAPTLQCASYWTSESALLSALSHLPPHMDPNCSCPTGGSCSCAGSCTCKACRCTSCKKSCCSCCPAGCARCAQGCICKGASDKCSCCA